The stretch of DNA AAACGATGCTTCAGGAGGGCTTCGGCAACTGCAGCAACCATTACGAATGCCAGGCGGCCTGCCCGAAAGGGATTAAAGTGCAGTTCATCGCGAAACTGAACAGGGAATTCGTCAAGGCTCAGGTGAGAGGCGAAGGAGGGAAGGGTCCCCTGGCCGGGCCGTTCTCCCGGTGACAACGCGTGCTTTGGTCCTTGCTATAATCTGTAATGAGAAGGAATGAACGTACAAGGAGGATGACATGAAAGGTCTTTCGCTCGGCTTGGTTCTCTTTTTTCTTGTCGGTCTCGTTGCTCCAAACCTCTTTGCGGCGGATACCTTTGATTTGGTTATCCCGCTGCCGCTCACGGGGAAGCAGGCGAAATTCGGAGAGATGATGAAACGGTCCTATGAGATGGCCGCGGAAGAGATCAATGCGAAGGGGGGCATCAAAAAGAAGAAGATCGCCTTGTCCTTTGAAGACTCCGGCGGAAAGCCGGAGACGGCAAGGGCCATTGTAGAAAAGCTCATCGATGTCAAGAAACAGCCGATTATCGTTGGGGAATACACATCGGCCTGCGCGAAGGCAGCGGCAGCGGTCGCCGAGGAGAGAAAGACTCCTTACCTCATCGTAGCGAGTGCAGATGACAACATCACCCAGCAGAATTACAAGTATGTCTTCCGTCAGAACGATGTCAATTCCCATTACGCCGACGGCCTCGTTTCATTCATGAAGGACGTCGTTAAGCCCAAGACGGTCGCGATTCTCTACGAGAGCTCCGCGTTCGGGACCTCGGGGGCGGAGGCGATGGAGAAGGATGCGGAGAAACTGGGGATGAAGGTGCTGCTAAAAGAGAAATACGAGGCCGGCTCCGTCGATTTCAAGCCTCTCCT from Thermodesulfovibrionales bacterium encodes:
- a CDS encoding 4Fe-4S dicluster domain-containing protein codes for the protein ECIGCGACIAACPNGSAMLFTAAKVAHLAALPQGRIEAARRVCVMTETMLQEGFGNCSNHYECQAACPKGIKVQFIAKLNREFVKAQVRGEGGKGPLAGPFSR
- a CDS encoding ABC transporter substrate-binding protein: MKGLSLGLVLFFLVGLVAPNLFAADTFDLVIPLPLTGKQAKFGEMMKRSYEMAAEEINAKGGIKKKKIALSFEDSGGKPETARAIVEKLIDVKKQPIIVGEYTSACAKAAAAVAEERKTPYLIVASADDNITQQNYKYVFRQNDVNSHYADGLVSFMKDVVKPKTVAILYESSAFGTSGAEAMEKDAEKLGMKVLLKEKYEAGSVDFKPLLTKIKAAQPDVIYMISYVMDASLLMKQIKELRLDAKLFAGGAAGFAIPEFIENAKDAADYVVSATLWTEDLKYPGARAYADKYKAKYGAFPSYHGASAYSALFVVKNAIEKAKDWTPDKIRDALKTTDMMTAFGPIKFENKEGYQNQNFMPTLAIQVQKGQFETIWPEQLASKKYIYPIPTWRERR